A genomic segment from Maniola hyperantus chromosome 4, iAphHyp1.2, whole genome shotgun sequence encodes:
- the LOC117997361 gene encoding GRIP and coiled-coil domain-containing protein 2-like isoform X1: protein MDKVSEAKGQDLGTKKSPFDDLSRDELITKCKGFLAIAQKAKQAKSELQVEVDKYKAQFQECETERKIKLDNVQMLQELVDSLTEQKLTFITEIDTVQSKVRALSNKCNHYEEEINKKKAELILRDQNLSAASQKLSDFDIEVISLKRQNNRLLEENEQLITQLTELEARTEEFNNIGLQQREQLKVLEEKVQYDESYQMKIEEFNNKIKVLEKCAKESAKENKSEFKEYQSKIDELNQLYEHEKSKLDKANIKLRSYKEKILKCASCINQLKNSRFILTKTVKEYSDNIPKWQNEIINASKAFDKQMQQLNDENISLKEKLQQKEKELNDISLAQSQTAILKNQINAVEHANEDLLSHMSELKQKLNDTLIYNDTLITEMTVLKSKESDIEKLNNQILENNSLKEKLSHSLSQLSLVTLKVSELETTVENLVQNNLKLNEQLKSEHETDETKEKVNFHIKALESEKSTLVKEKLNAKDTVIELENQNKIINDQFNKLKLELQTIKEEFETLSLENIKIKTDFKLEKENSIKHLKNETISLKEQYDKLKKEYENLQDLNSLLQEEVETLKLSLEQPKDDSEHLTDLNDSLQADIVKLETKLSAYKQENASLLMEVKESRSKVKEFDNLASEYEDAKSKLVSYKTENAELLNEMKEINQVLKERGESISKLQKAVSEMERLIETLEKDRDSIRAERDILLEKVETLENDLKNAEQNTSKNSQAIEKIVLEKDMALKSLQEKENIISGLKEDLDKLKQQSCTSVELPNEDMSTSTITKAEENTRMKDLDETFEDKYTKLRMFALKLKKKLNETTAQLQTSDQEKTKLKTLLANCSLDNKQMHVISQDVLDSPKSVENEEHRSDVADLEAKFKKMTADLEVTTAKVVTLEADILMQKQQLATEIDAHRSTKEQLEKALRDVKKKNVLSLEMEDYERSMKDLTTKMEENKKKIIQMESTIDMQEGTITAMKTQIKLLEEQIKIEETQSRLLKEELQQAMEDGKEKDNVINSKKDFITKLMQELEDEKRKNEEADLEMTSVLSEKEKIIMSFGDERTELNNRTKKLEFKCAELNGKLQMTNIELADLKTEYTSYKVRAQAVLRQNQTIDHSQEEQLKEEAAALKAQVDTLTQKLATVQEQSSELSAEVEAGRKRLSDASAEAGRAHQRTARLQADLTRLSQQLESERSQHKLQVSTLTQCYKSQISDLEAKLQKETENLKKQIALLQENLREGRSHEESSRDKYMLPVIPREEGSDGEMDINVSLIPREEGEGSESAPSPPLSKSILTSGGRRSPVPLERLLEEGVPENDSLDTSSLGLTSDQEIAELRRKILAQQQRVKHVTVLLAESEREGARLAQLSELLKAELRRVRASAGNAHNTEYMKHVTLKFLTLPPGDERSRLVPVLQKILTLTSDEMHKIQAIAKGQDPNPSKGWGSYLPWPGGK, encoded by the exons ATGGACAAAGTTTCCGAGGCTAAG GGTCAAGACCTTGGCACTAAGAAAAGTCCATTTGATGACCTAAGCAGAGATGAGCTAATAACTAAATGTAAAGGCTTTCTAGCCATTGCACAGAAAGCGAAACAGGCTAAATCAG AACTACAGGTTGAGGTTGATAAATATAAAGCTCAGTTCCAAGAATGTGAAACTGAGAGAAAGATTAAACTGGATAATGTTCAAATGTTGCAAGAACTCGTTGATTCTTTAACAGAACAAAAACTCACTTTCATTACTGAAATAGACACAGTTCAAAGTAAGGTGAGAGCACTCAGTAATAAATGCAATCACTATGAAGAAGAAATCAATAAAAAGAAAGCTGAGTTAATTTTGAGAGATCAAAATCTTTCAGCTGCATCTCAAAAATTGTCGGACTTTGATATTGAAGTGATTTCCCTTAAAAGGCAAAATAATAGACTTCTGGAAGAAAATGAACAACTCATAACACAGCTTACAGAGCTTGAAGCTAGAACTGAAGAATTTAACAATATTGGATTACAGCAAAGGGAACAACTTAAAGTTTTAGAAGAAAAAGTTCAATATG ACGAATCTTATCaaatgaaaattgaagagtttaataacaaaattaaagTGTTGGAGAAATGTGCAAAAGAATCAGCCAAAGAAAACAAATCGGAATTCAAAGAatatcaaagtaaaatagatgAACTTAATCAGCTTTATGAGCATGAGAAATCTAAGTTAGATAAAGCTAATATTAAACTAAGAAGTTACAAAGAGAAGATACTGAAGTGTGCTAGTTGTATAAACCAGTTAAAGAATTCAAGGTTTATTTTGACAAAAACAGTAAAAGAGTATTCAGACAATATTCCTAAATGGCAAAATGAAATTATAAATGCATCTAAGGCATTTGACAAACAAATGCAACAGTTGAATGATGAGAATATTTCACTGAAAGAGAAGTTacaacaaaaagaaaaagaattaAATGATATTTCCTTAGCTCAAAGCCAAACTgctattttgaaaaatcaaataaatgCAGTTGAACATGCAAATGAAGATTTGCTTTCTCACATGTCTGAACTAAAACAGAAACTTAATGACACTCTAATATATAATGATACATTAATAACTGAAATGACAGTTTTAAAATCAAAAGAATCAGATATAGAGAAACTCAATAATCAAATACTAGAAAATAATTCGTTGAAAGAAAAACTGAGTCACTCATTATCACAGCTATCTCTAGTTACTCTAAAAGTCAGTGAACTTGAAACAACGGTGGAAAATTTGGTGcagaataatttaaaactaaatgaaCAGTTGAAATCTGAACACGAAACAGATGAAACAAAAGAAAAGGTGAATTTCCATATAAAGGCTTTAGAGTCAGAAAAATCTACATTGGTCAAAGAAAAGTTGAATGCCAAGGATACTGTGATTGAGCtagaaaatcaaaataaaataataaatgatcaATTCAATAAACTCAAGTTAGAGTTACAAACCATAAAAGAAGAATTTGAAACATTGTCtttggaaaatataaaaataaaaactgattttaAATTAGAAAAAGAAAACAGTATAAAACATTTGAAAAATGAAACAATTTCTTTAAAAGAACAGTATGATAAATTAAAGAAAGAATATGAAAACTTACAAGATTTAAATAGCTTACTGCAAGAAGAAGTTGAAACCCTAAAACTATCTTTAGAACAGCCAAAAGATGATTCAGAGCATTTGACAGATTTAAATGATTCATTACAAGCAGATATTGTGAAGCTAGAGACAAAACTGTCTGCTTATAAACAAGAAAATGCTTCACTTTTAATGGAAGTTAAGGAATCTCGTAGTAAGGTTAAAGAATTTGATAACCTTGCTTCTGAATATGAAGATGCGAAATCAAAACTAGTAAGCTACAAAACAGAAAATGCAGAgttattaaatgaaatgaaagaaaTCAATCAAGTTTTAAAAGAGCGAGGTGAGTCTATATCTAAACTACAGAAAGCTGTATCTGAAATGGAAAGACTAATTGAgactttagaaaaagatagagACAGTATTAGAGCAGAGAGGGATATTCTTCTTGAAAAGGTTGAAACTTTGGAAAATGATCTAAAGAATGCTGAGCAAAATACTTCTAAAAATAGTCAAGCAATAGAAAAAATCGTTTTAGAAAAAGATATGGCACTAAAAAGTTTGCAGGAAAAAGAAAACATAATTTCTGGACTAAAAGAAGATTTGGACAAACTTAAACAACAATCATGCACTT CAGTTGAGCTACCTAATGAAGACATGTCTACATCAACAATTACTAAAGCAGAGGAAAATACACGTATGAAAGATTTAGATGAAACCTTTGaagataa GTATACTAAACTGAGAATGTTTGCcttaaaactaaaaaagaaGTTAAATGAAACAACAGCACAATTGCAAACATCAGATCAGGAGAAAACAAAACTAAAAACGTTGCTAGCTAATTGTAGCTTGGATAATAAACAAATGCATGTGATAAGTCAAGATGTATTGGATAGTCCTAAAAGCGTTGAAAATGAAGAACATAGGTCTGATGTAGCTGACTTGGAggctaaatttaaaaaaatgacagCTGATCTTGAAGTTACTACTGCAAAAGTAGTGACTTTAGAAGCAGATATCCTAATGCAGAAGCAACAGCTTGCAACTGAAATAGACGCACATAGAAGTACTAAAGAACAGTTAGAAAAAGCGCTACGAGATGTTAAGAAAAAGAATGTTTTAAGTCTGGAAATGGAGGATTATGAGAGATCGATGAAAGATCTTACAACTAAAATGgaagaaaataagaaaaaaattatacaa ATGGAATCCACTATTGATATGCAAGAGGGAACGATTACTGCTATGAAAACTCaaatcaaactactggaagaaCAAATAAAGATTGAAGAGACTCAAAGTAGATTGCTCAAAGAAGAATTACAGCAAGCAATGGAGGATGGTAAAGAAAAGGACAATGTAATAAATTCCAAGAAAGATTTTATTACAAAGTTGATGCAGGAACTTGAAGATGAAAAGAGAAAAAATGAGGAAGCAGACTTGGAAATGACCTCAGTTCTCAGTGAAAAGGAGAAAATCATTATGAGTTTTGGTGATGAAAGGACTGAGTTGAATAATAGGACGAAGAAATTAGAATTCAAATGTGCAGAATTGAATGGGAAATTACAAATGACGAATATTGAGCTTGCAGACTTGAAGACAGAGTATACTAGTTACAAA GTAAGAGCTCAGGCAGTGCTCCGTCAAAATCAGACCATTGATCATAGCCAAGAAGAACAGTTAAAAGAGGAGGCAGCTGCTCTTAAGGCCCAAGTTGACACACTGACTCAAAAGCTTGCAACAGTGCA GGAGCAAAGTTCAGAGTTGAGTGCAGAAGTGGAGGCTGGTAGAAAGAGACTATCGGACGCGAGTGCGGAGGCGGGCCGGGCACACCAGCGCACTGCTCGCCTGCAAGCTGACTTGACGCGCCTGTCACAGCAACTCGAGTCTGAGAGATCTCAGCATAAACTACAG GTTTCAACATTGACCCAATGTTACAAATCGCAAATAAGTGACCTGGAAGCTAAATTGCAAAAGGAGACAGAAAACTTGAAGAAGCAGATTGCACTATTACAAGAAAATTTGAGGGAGGGTAGGTCGCACGAAGAGTCTAGCCGCGATAAGTACATGCTTCCAGTCATACCCAGGGAGGAAGGAAGCGACGGTGAAATGGACATCAATGTTTCTCTCATACCGAGAGAGGAAGGAGAG GGTTCCGAATCTGCTCCTTCACCACCGCTATCAAAATCTATATTAACAAGTGGTGGTAGGAGGTCCCCAGTACCGTTGGAAAGACTTCTAGAAGAGGGAGTTCCGGAAAATGACTCCCTGGACACGTCATCACTCGGCCTCACTTCAGATCAAGAGATTGCAGAGTTGAGGAGAAAAATTCTAGCTCAACAGCAGAg GGTGAAGCACGTAACAGTTCTGCTGGCGGAGTCTGAGCGCGAGGGCGCGCGGCTTGCGCAGTTGAGCGAGCTGCTGAAGGCGGAGCTGCGCCGCGTGCGCGCCTCCGCCGGCAACGCACACAACACCGAGTACATGAAGCATGTTACACTCAAG
- the LOC117997361 gene encoding GRIP and coiled-coil domain-containing protein 2-like isoform X2 encodes MDKVSEAKGQDLGTKKSPFDDLSRDELITKCKGFLAIAQKAKQAKSELQVEVDKYKAQFQECETERKIKLDNVQMLQELVDSLTEQKLTFITEIDTVQSKVRALSNKCNHYEEEINKKKAELILRDQNLSAASQKLSDFDIEVISLKRQNNRLLEENEQLITQLTELEARTEEFNNIGLQQREQLKVLEEKVQYDESYQMKIEEFNNKIKVLEKCAKESAKENKSEFKEYQSKIDELNQLYEHEKSKLDKANIKLRSYKEKILKCASCINQLKNSRFILTKTVKEYSDNIPKWQNEIINASKAFDKQMQQLNDENISLKEKLQQKEKELNDISLAQSQTAILKNQINAVEHANEDLLSHMSELKQKLNDTLIYNDTLITEMTVLKSKESDIEKLNNQILENNSLKEKLSHSLSQLSLVTLKVSELETTVENLVQNNLKLNEQLKSEHETDETKEKVNFHIKALESEKSTLVKEKLNAKDTVIELENQNKIINDQFNKLKLELQTIKEEFETLSLENIKIKTDFKLEKENSIKHLKNETISLKEQYDKLKKEYENLQDLNSLLQEEVETLKLSLEQPKDDSEHLTDLNDSLQADIVKLETKLSAYKQENASLLMEVKESRSKVKEFDNLASEYEDAKSKLVSYKTENAELLNEMKEINQVLKERGESISKLQKAVSEMERLIETLEKDRDSIRAERDILLEKVETLENDLKNAEQNTSKNSQAIEKIVLEKDMALKSLQEKENIISGLKEDLDKLKQQSCTFELPNEDMSTSTITKAEENTRMKDLDETFEDKYTKLRMFALKLKKKLNETTAQLQTSDQEKTKLKTLLANCSLDNKQMHVISQDVLDSPKSVENEEHRSDVADLEAKFKKMTADLEVTTAKVVTLEADILMQKQQLATEIDAHRSTKEQLEKALRDVKKKNVLSLEMEDYERSMKDLTTKMEENKKKIIQMESTIDMQEGTITAMKTQIKLLEEQIKIEETQSRLLKEELQQAMEDGKEKDNVINSKKDFITKLMQELEDEKRKNEEADLEMTSVLSEKEKIIMSFGDERTELNNRTKKLEFKCAELNGKLQMTNIELADLKTEYTSYKVRAQAVLRQNQTIDHSQEEQLKEEAAALKAQVDTLTQKLATVQEQSSELSAEVEAGRKRLSDASAEAGRAHQRTARLQADLTRLSQQLESERSQHKLQVSTLTQCYKSQISDLEAKLQKETENLKKQIALLQENLREGRSHEESSRDKYMLPVIPREEGSDGEMDINVSLIPREEGEGSESAPSPPLSKSILTSGGRRSPVPLERLLEEGVPENDSLDTSSLGLTSDQEIAELRRKILAQQQRVKHVTVLLAESEREGARLAQLSELLKAELRRVRASAGNAHNTEYMKHVTLKFLTLPPGDERSRLVPVLQKILTLTSDEMHKIQAIAKGQDPNPSKGWGSYLPWPGGK; translated from the exons ATGGACAAAGTTTCCGAGGCTAAG GGTCAAGACCTTGGCACTAAGAAAAGTCCATTTGATGACCTAAGCAGAGATGAGCTAATAACTAAATGTAAAGGCTTTCTAGCCATTGCACAGAAAGCGAAACAGGCTAAATCAG AACTACAGGTTGAGGTTGATAAATATAAAGCTCAGTTCCAAGAATGTGAAACTGAGAGAAAGATTAAACTGGATAATGTTCAAATGTTGCAAGAACTCGTTGATTCTTTAACAGAACAAAAACTCACTTTCATTACTGAAATAGACACAGTTCAAAGTAAGGTGAGAGCACTCAGTAATAAATGCAATCACTATGAAGAAGAAATCAATAAAAAGAAAGCTGAGTTAATTTTGAGAGATCAAAATCTTTCAGCTGCATCTCAAAAATTGTCGGACTTTGATATTGAAGTGATTTCCCTTAAAAGGCAAAATAATAGACTTCTGGAAGAAAATGAACAACTCATAACACAGCTTACAGAGCTTGAAGCTAGAACTGAAGAATTTAACAATATTGGATTACAGCAAAGGGAACAACTTAAAGTTTTAGAAGAAAAAGTTCAATATG ACGAATCTTATCaaatgaaaattgaagagtttaataacaaaattaaagTGTTGGAGAAATGTGCAAAAGAATCAGCCAAAGAAAACAAATCGGAATTCAAAGAatatcaaagtaaaatagatgAACTTAATCAGCTTTATGAGCATGAGAAATCTAAGTTAGATAAAGCTAATATTAAACTAAGAAGTTACAAAGAGAAGATACTGAAGTGTGCTAGTTGTATAAACCAGTTAAAGAATTCAAGGTTTATTTTGACAAAAACAGTAAAAGAGTATTCAGACAATATTCCTAAATGGCAAAATGAAATTATAAATGCATCTAAGGCATTTGACAAACAAATGCAACAGTTGAATGATGAGAATATTTCACTGAAAGAGAAGTTacaacaaaaagaaaaagaattaAATGATATTTCCTTAGCTCAAAGCCAAACTgctattttgaaaaatcaaataaatgCAGTTGAACATGCAAATGAAGATTTGCTTTCTCACATGTCTGAACTAAAACAGAAACTTAATGACACTCTAATATATAATGATACATTAATAACTGAAATGACAGTTTTAAAATCAAAAGAATCAGATATAGAGAAACTCAATAATCAAATACTAGAAAATAATTCGTTGAAAGAAAAACTGAGTCACTCATTATCACAGCTATCTCTAGTTACTCTAAAAGTCAGTGAACTTGAAACAACGGTGGAAAATTTGGTGcagaataatttaaaactaaatgaaCAGTTGAAATCTGAACACGAAACAGATGAAACAAAAGAAAAGGTGAATTTCCATATAAAGGCTTTAGAGTCAGAAAAATCTACATTGGTCAAAGAAAAGTTGAATGCCAAGGATACTGTGATTGAGCtagaaaatcaaaataaaataataaatgatcaATTCAATAAACTCAAGTTAGAGTTACAAACCATAAAAGAAGAATTTGAAACATTGTCtttggaaaatataaaaataaaaactgattttaAATTAGAAAAAGAAAACAGTATAAAACATTTGAAAAATGAAACAATTTCTTTAAAAGAACAGTATGATAAATTAAAGAAAGAATATGAAAACTTACAAGATTTAAATAGCTTACTGCAAGAAGAAGTTGAAACCCTAAAACTATCTTTAGAACAGCCAAAAGATGATTCAGAGCATTTGACAGATTTAAATGATTCATTACAAGCAGATATTGTGAAGCTAGAGACAAAACTGTCTGCTTATAAACAAGAAAATGCTTCACTTTTAATGGAAGTTAAGGAATCTCGTAGTAAGGTTAAAGAATTTGATAACCTTGCTTCTGAATATGAAGATGCGAAATCAAAACTAGTAAGCTACAAAACAGAAAATGCAGAgttattaaatgaaatgaaagaaaTCAATCAAGTTTTAAAAGAGCGAGGTGAGTCTATATCTAAACTACAGAAAGCTGTATCTGAAATGGAAAGACTAATTGAgactttagaaaaagatagagACAGTATTAGAGCAGAGAGGGATATTCTTCTTGAAAAGGTTGAAACTTTGGAAAATGATCTAAAGAATGCTGAGCAAAATACTTCTAAAAATAGTCAAGCAATAGAAAAAATCGTTTTAGAAAAAGATATGGCACTAAAAAGTTTGCAGGAAAAAGAAAACATAATTTCTGGACTAAAAGAAGATTTGGACAAACTTAAACAACAATCATGCACTT TTGAGCTACCTAATGAAGACATGTCTACATCAACAATTACTAAAGCAGAGGAAAATACACGTATGAAAGATTTAGATGAAACCTTTGaagataa GTATACTAAACTGAGAATGTTTGCcttaaaactaaaaaagaaGTTAAATGAAACAACAGCACAATTGCAAACATCAGATCAGGAGAAAACAAAACTAAAAACGTTGCTAGCTAATTGTAGCTTGGATAATAAACAAATGCATGTGATAAGTCAAGATGTATTGGATAGTCCTAAAAGCGTTGAAAATGAAGAACATAGGTCTGATGTAGCTGACTTGGAggctaaatttaaaaaaatgacagCTGATCTTGAAGTTACTACTGCAAAAGTAGTGACTTTAGAAGCAGATATCCTAATGCAGAAGCAACAGCTTGCAACTGAAATAGACGCACATAGAAGTACTAAAGAACAGTTAGAAAAAGCGCTACGAGATGTTAAGAAAAAGAATGTTTTAAGTCTGGAAATGGAGGATTATGAGAGATCGATGAAAGATCTTACAACTAAAATGgaagaaaataagaaaaaaattatacaa ATGGAATCCACTATTGATATGCAAGAGGGAACGATTACTGCTATGAAAACTCaaatcaaactactggaagaaCAAATAAAGATTGAAGAGACTCAAAGTAGATTGCTCAAAGAAGAATTACAGCAAGCAATGGAGGATGGTAAAGAAAAGGACAATGTAATAAATTCCAAGAAAGATTTTATTACAAAGTTGATGCAGGAACTTGAAGATGAAAAGAGAAAAAATGAGGAAGCAGACTTGGAAATGACCTCAGTTCTCAGTGAAAAGGAGAAAATCATTATGAGTTTTGGTGATGAAAGGACTGAGTTGAATAATAGGACGAAGAAATTAGAATTCAAATGTGCAGAATTGAATGGGAAATTACAAATGACGAATATTGAGCTTGCAGACTTGAAGACAGAGTATACTAGTTACAAA GTAAGAGCTCAGGCAGTGCTCCGTCAAAATCAGACCATTGATCATAGCCAAGAAGAACAGTTAAAAGAGGAGGCAGCTGCTCTTAAGGCCCAAGTTGACACACTGACTCAAAAGCTTGCAACAGTGCA GGAGCAAAGTTCAGAGTTGAGTGCAGAAGTGGAGGCTGGTAGAAAGAGACTATCGGACGCGAGTGCGGAGGCGGGCCGGGCACACCAGCGCACTGCTCGCCTGCAAGCTGACTTGACGCGCCTGTCACAGCAACTCGAGTCTGAGAGATCTCAGCATAAACTACAG GTTTCAACATTGACCCAATGTTACAAATCGCAAATAAGTGACCTGGAAGCTAAATTGCAAAAGGAGACAGAAAACTTGAAGAAGCAGATTGCACTATTACAAGAAAATTTGAGGGAGGGTAGGTCGCACGAAGAGTCTAGCCGCGATAAGTACATGCTTCCAGTCATACCCAGGGAGGAAGGAAGCGACGGTGAAATGGACATCAATGTTTCTCTCATACCGAGAGAGGAAGGAGAG GGTTCCGAATCTGCTCCTTCACCACCGCTATCAAAATCTATATTAACAAGTGGTGGTAGGAGGTCCCCAGTACCGTTGGAAAGACTTCTAGAAGAGGGAGTTCCGGAAAATGACTCCCTGGACACGTCATCACTCGGCCTCACTTCAGATCAAGAGATTGCAGAGTTGAGGAGAAAAATTCTAGCTCAACAGCAGAg GGTGAAGCACGTAACAGTTCTGCTGGCGGAGTCTGAGCGCGAGGGCGCGCGGCTTGCGCAGTTGAGCGAGCTGCTGAAGGCGGAGCTGCGCCGCGTGCGCGCCTCCGCCGGCAACGCACACAACACCGAGTACATGAAGCATGTTACACTCAAG